The sequence ATCGGGGTGTTCGCGCCAATCTGGCGTGGCTACGATCTGGCTGGCAACTTTCCTTGCTTCTTCCAGAATGGGATAATCTTCTACCAAATCCGCCACTTGAAATTCTGGAATCCCAGATTGACGGGTTCCAAAGATTTCACCTGAGCCTCTCATTTTCAAATCTTCTTCCGCCAGCACAAACCCATTGGTTGTCTCTGTCATGATTTTCATGCGCTGCTTGCCACTATCTGTCTTAGGGTTGGCTACTAGAATAGCATAGGATTGCTTGTTTCCCCGCCCAACCCGGCCTCGTAGCTGGTGAAGCTGACTAAGACCAAACCGATCTGCATCCATAATGACCATAACGGTTGCATTGGGTACGTTGACTCCTACTTCAATAACGGTCGTAGACACCAAAACATCGACTTGGTGCTCTTTAAAGGCCTGCATGATGGCATCTTTTTCTTCACTTTTCATCTTCCCGTGAAGAAGAGAAATGCGTGCTCGCTGACCAAAGAAGGCCTCTAGCTCTTCTTGGAGAGCAAGGGCGTTTTTCAAATCTAGCGCCTCTGACTCCTCAATCAATGGGGAAATAAAGTAAGCTTGAGAACCTTTGCCAAGTTCTTTGACTAACCAATCGAGAACCACTTCTAACTGCTCATGCTTGACCCAACGTGTGATGATTTCTTTGCGTCCCGCAGGCATCTGATCAATAATGGACACATCCATATCTCCAAAGGCTGTAATAGCCAAGGTCCGAGGGATGGGGGTCGCCGTCATCATCAGAACGTCTGGATTTTGTCCTTTTTCTCGAAGAATACGGCGCTGGGAAACCCCAAAACGGTGCTGCTCATCAATAATGACCAAGCCAAGATCTTGGTAGTGAACTCCCTCTTGAATCAAGGCATGTGTTCCCACAATCAGTTGAACTGTTCCTGATGCGATCTCTTCTAAGACTTCTCGTTTCTCAGCCACCTTTAACCCTCCTGTTAGAAGGGCAATTGGCAAATCTGGAAAAAGATTTTGCAAGCTTTCCTTGTGCTGCTCTGCCAAAATCTCCGTTGGAACCATCAAGGCTGCTTGCTTCCCAGCGCTTAAGGCTGCATACATAGCAAGACCGGCCACGACTGTCTTCCCGCTTCCTACATCCCCTTGAAGCAAGCGGTTCATATGATAAGGAGAAGCCATATCTGTCAAGATTTCATTCAAGCTGTTTTCTTGAGCTTGCGTTAGCTCAAAAGGAAGCTGTTTTTTTCGTTCTGCTAATTTTTCTGGATCACAGGCCAAGGAAATCCCTTGGCTGGCATCGTGGTTTTCTTCTTTTAGCACTTGGAGTTGCAGCTGGAAAAAGAGGAGCTCTTCAAATTTTACCCGGCGAAGAGCTTGCTTGTACTCTGCCAGATCCTTAGGAAAATGCATAGCTTGCACTGCTTGGGAACGAGACATGAGTTGATAACGATCTCGTAAGATTTGGGGTACATTCTCTT comes from Streptococcus parasanguinis ATCC 15912 and encodes:
- the recG gene encoding ATP-dependent DNA helicase RecG translates to MNLHQPLSVLPGVGPKSAEKFKKLGIETLEDLLLYFPFRYEDFKTRNVLELEDGEKAVISGVVATPANVQYYGYKRNRLRFSIKQGDQVIAVNFFNQPYLADKIEVQQTVAIFGKWDKAKGSLTGMKLLAQVEDDLQPVYRVTQGVSQNSLVKLIKIAFDQGLDQLLEENVPQILRDRYQLMSRSQAVQAMHFPKDLAEYKQALRRVKFEELLFFQLQLQVLKEENHDASQGISLACDPEKLAERKKQLPFELTQAQENSLNEILTDMASPYHMNRLLQGDVGSGKTVVAGLAMYAALSAGKQAALMVPTEILAEQHKESLQNLFPDLPIALLTGGLKVAEKREVLEEIASGTVQLIVGTHALIQEGVHYQDLGLVIIDEQHRFGVSQRRILREKGQNPDVLMMTATPIPRTLAITAFGDMDVSIIDQMPAGRKEIITRWVKHEQLEVVLDWLVKELGKGSQAYFISPLIEESEALDLKNALALQEELEAFFGQRARISLLHGKMKSEEKDAIMQAFKEHQVDVLVSTTVIEVGVNVPNATVMVIMDADRFGLSQLHQLRGRVGRGNKQSYAILVANPKTDSGKQRMKIMTETTNGFVLAEEDLKMRGSGEIFGTRQSGIPEFQVADLVEDYPILEEARKVASQIVATPDWREHPDWHLLSLYLEKKEHLD